From a single Nocardioides sp. dk884 genomic region:
- a CDS encoding anthranilate synthase component II, translated as MTGADVVVVDHHDSYTWNLAHLVAAVTGTLPRVVQHDEVDAADVLAHSHVVLSPGPGTPDSPRDFAVGRAVLAAATRPVLGVCLGMQGLVTSYGGRVGRVAPGHGVLARVEHDGRGLFAGVPQGFAAVRYHSLAALEVPDCLRVTATDAVTGLVMGVAHRSLPLVGVQFHPESVLSEHGTALVANFLGGTR; from the coding sequence GTGACCGGAGCGGACGTCGTGGTGGTCGACCACCACGACTCCTACACCTGGAACCTCGCTCACCTGGTGGCCGCGGTGACCGGGACGCTGCCGCGGGTGGTGCAGCACGACGAGGTCGACGCCGCCGACGTCCTGGCCCACTCCCACGTGGTGCTCTCGCCCGGGCCGGGCACCCCGGACTCGCCCCGCGACTTCGCCGTCGGGCGGGCGGTGCTCGCCGCCGCCACCCGCCCGGTGCTCGGTGTCTGCCTGGGCATGCAGGGCCTGGTCACGTCGTACGGCGGGCGGGTGGGGCGCGTCGCGCCCGGGCACGGCGTCCTGGCGCGCGTCGAGCACGACGGGCGCGGCCTGTTCGCCGGGGTGCCGCAGGGGTTCGCGGCGGTGCGCTACCACTCGCTGGCCGCGCTCGAGGTCCCCGACTGCCTGCGGGTGACCGCCACCGACGCCGTGACCGGGCTGGTGATGGGCGTGGCGCACCGCTCGCTGCCGCTGGTCGGCGTGCAGTTCCATCCCGAGTCGGTGCTCTCCGAGCACGGCACCGCGCTGGTGGCGAACTTCCTGGGCGGCACCCGGTGA
- a CDS encoding anthranilate synthase component I family protein, with protein MNGPTPDPTGDPADWLPALAAGRRRCFWLDGGGGRDWSGRRSHVGWLTDDDVSLSYDAAAREVTRHAGGRAEVVGDDPFAVLEHELATGAADAQWFGYFGYAARPDLPAHPSRRDGAGLPDAVWMRPSRVLVLPGHPGAAAPPGVRPTPPDLEVPASYRAAFARVQEHLHAGNTYEVNLTHRVTARSDLTPAAAYLRLRAANPAPYAGFVQHDVPGAEAWLLSSSPERYAVVGADRTVETRPIKGTTPRGATPAEDARARAELATHPRFRAENLMVLDLLRNDLSMVCEPGSVEVPHLLQVESYAAVHQLVSTVRGRLRPEVSALAALRALFPAGSMTGAPKLRTMEVIAEVETTPRGAYAGAFGRIGADGTADLGVVIRSLTTTGDGAWRLGTGGGVTVHSEVASEHAEAGWKAARVLDALTGSRSTPPD; from the coding sequence GTGAACGGGCCGACGCCCGACCCCACCGGCGACCCCGCGGACTGGCTGCCCGCGCTGGCCGCCGGGCGCCGCCGCTGCTTCTGGCTCGACGGTGGCGGCGGCCGTGACTGGTCCGGACGCCGCTCCCACGTCGGCTGGCTGACCGACGACGACGTCTCGCTCAGCTACGACGCCGCCGCCCGGGAGGTCACCCGCCACGCCGGCGGGCGCGCGGAGGTGGTCGGCGACGACCCGTTCGCGGTGCTCGAGCACGAGCTGGCCACCGGCGCCGCCGACGCGCAGTGGTTCGGCTACTTCGGCTACGCCGCGCGCCCCGACCTCCCCGCCCACCCGTCGCGGCGCGACGGCGCGGGCCTGCCGGACGCGGTCTGGATGCGCCCGTCCCGGGTCCTGGTGCTCCCCGGTCACCCGGGCGCCGCTGCCCCGCCCGGGGTCCGGCCCACCCCGCCCGACCTCGAGGTCCCCGCGTCCTACCGGGCCGCGTTCGCACGGGTGCAGGAGCACCTGCACGCCGGCAACACCTACGAGGTCAACCTGACCCACCGGGTCACGGCCCGCAGCGACCTCACCCCCGCCGCGGCGTACCTGCGCCTGCGCGCGGCCAACCCCGCGCCGTACGCCGGCTTCGTGCAGCACGACGTGCCCGGCGCCGAGGCCTGGCTGCTCAGCTCCAGCCCCGAGCGGTACGCCGTGGTCGGCGCCGACCGCACCGTGGAGACCCGCCCGATCAAGGGCACCACCCCGCGCGGGGCGACGCCGGCGGAGGATGCGCGGGCCCGCGCCGAGCTGGCCACCCACCCGCGCTTCCGCGCCGAGAACCTGATGGTGCTCGACCTGCTGCGCAACGACCTGTCGATGGTCTGCGAGCCCGGGAGCGTCGAGGTGCCGCACCTCCTGCAGGTCGAGTCGTACGCCGCGGTGCACCAGCTGGTCTCGACGGTGCGCGGCCGGCTGCGCCCGGAGGTCTCGGCGCTCGCCGCGCTGCGGGCGCTCTTCCCGGCGGGCTCGATGACCGGGGCGCCCAAGCTCCGCACGATGGAGGTGATCGCGGAGGTCGAGACGACCCCGCGCGGCGCCTACGCCGGGGCGTTCGGCCGCATCGGCGCCGACGGCACCGCCGACCTCGGCGTGGTGATCCGCTCGTTGACGACCACCGGCGACGGGGCCTGGCGGCTCGGCACCGGCGGCGGGGTCACGGTCCACTCCGAGGTGGCGAGCGAGCACGCCGAGGCGGGCTGGAAGGCGGCCCGGGTGCTCGACGCACTCACCGGATCCCGGTCAACACCGCCTGACTAG
- the zwf gene encoding glucose-6-phosphate dehydrogenase, with protein sequence MERPVVIVLFGATGDLARRKLLPGLLRLHHAGLLSDARIVGTSLEDLDDEQFVKFAHEACLEFGKGNLTDERWAPFAKMLSYVPTGAGPQALAAAVEAAENAFPPEPYVGRLHYLSVPPKAALDVVHMLDEAGLVPRSRIIMEKPFGTDLPSAQRLNARLHEVFEERQIFRIDHFLGKEAAQNILAFRFANGLFEPIWNRNFIDHVQIDVPETLGLEGRTRFYESTGAFRDMVVTHLMQVLAFMAMEPPTSLEPGPISDEKLKVFRSMRPLEPGNVVRGQYVGYRGKEEVSDYSDTETFIALKVEIDNWRWAGVPFYLRTGKKLAEGARIISIAFKEPPLSMFPTGSKAGTQGPDHLTFDLADQSRMSLSFYGKRPGPGMTLEKVSMQFATHETLGSESVLEAYERLIHDAIRGDHTLFTTAAGIETLWEKSVPLLDNPPPVRAYPPGSWGPNAIHQLINPHAWRLPFERGWRETKP encoded by the coding sequence ATGGAACGGCCCGTGGTGATCGTCCTGTTCGGCGCGACCGGCGACCTGGCGCGCCGCAAGCTGCTGCCCGGGCTGCTGCGGCTGCACCACGCGGGTCTGCTCTCCGACGCCCGGATCGTCGGCACCTCGCTGGAGGACCTCGACGACGAGCAGTTCGTCAAGTTCGCCCACGAGGCGTGCCTGGAGTTCGGCAAGGGCAATCTGACAGACGAGCGTTGGGCGCCGTTCGCGAAGATGCTGAGCTACGTGCCGACCGGTGCGGGCCCGCAGGCGCTGGCCGCCGCCGTCGAGGCCGCGGAGAACGCGTTCCCCCCGGAGCCGTACGTCGGGCGCCTGCACTACCTCTCGGTGCCCCCGAAGGCCGCCCTGGACGTCGTGCACATGCTCGACGAGGCCGGCCTGGTCCCGCGTTCGCGGATCATCATGGAGAAGCCCTTCGGCACCGACCTGCCCTCCGCGCAGCGGCTCAACGCCCGCCTGCACGAGGTCTTCGAGGAGCGCCAGATCTTCCGCATCGACCACTTCCTCGGCAAGGAGGCGGCCCAGAACATCCTGGCCTTCCGCTTCGCCAACGGACTGTTCGAGCCGATCTGGAACCGCAACTTCATCGACCACGTGCAGATCGACGTGCCCGAGACCCTCGGACTCGAGGGCCGCACCCGCTTCTATGAGTCCACCGGCGCCTTCCGCGACATGGTGGTCACCCACCTGATGCAGGTCCTGGCGTTCATGGCGATGGAGCCGCCGACGTCGCTGGAGCCGGGGCCGATCAGCGACGAGAAGCTCAAGGTGTTCCGCTCGATGCGCCCCCTCGAGCCCGGCAACGTGGTGCGCGGGCAGTACGTCGGCTACCGCGGCAAGGAGGAGGTCTCCGACTACTCCGACACCGAGACCTTCATCGCGCTCAAGGTCGAGATCGACAACTGGCGCTGGGCCGGGGTGCCGTTCTACCTGCGCACCGGCAAGAAGCTCGCGGAGGGCGCGCGGATCATCTCGATCGCCTTCAAGGAGCCGCCGCTGTCGATGTTCCCGACCGGCTCCAAGGCGGGCACCCAGGGCCCTGACCACCTGACCTTCGACCTCGCCGACCAGTCGCGGATGTCGCTGTCGTTCTACGGCAAGCGGCCCGGGCCGGGGATGACCCTGGAGAAGGTCTCGATGCAGTTCGCTACCCACGAGACGCTGGGCTCGGAGTCGGTGCTGGAGGCCTACGAGCGGCTCATCCACGACGCGATCCGCGGCGACCACACGCTGTTCACCACCGCCGCCGGCATCGAGACGCTGTGGGAGAAGTCGGTCCCGCTGCTGGACAACCCGCCACCGGTGCGCGCCTACCCACCGGGCAGCTGGGGCCCCAACGCCATCCACCAGCTGATCAACCCGCACGCCTGGCGGCTGCCGTTCGAGCGGGGCTGGCGCGAGACCAAGCCCTGA